One window of Cydia fagiglandana chromosome 19, ilCydFagi1.1, whole genome shotgun sequence genomic DNA carries:
- the LOC134674041 gene encoding guanine nucleotide exchange factor MSS4 homolog, with amino-acid sequence MADVENKEDLVEDGKNKMNVKCKFCSSKILDKKSANYITQEMALPLMQQDNNRKEGEIQNETVNEFYHVENMYTFENIGFTHTVDNYKYLSCADCDAGPVGYYDMNTKHSYVALSRIVHS; translated from the exons ATGGCTGACGTAGAAAACAAGGAAGATCTCGTTGAAGACGGAAAAAACAAAATGAATGTTAAATGCAAATTCTGCAGTTCTAAAATTCTAGACAAGAAATCTGCGAATTATATCACGCAAGAG ATGGCTCTGCCTCTAATGCAGCAAGACAACAACCGTAAGGAGGGTGAGATACAGAACGAAACAGTGAACGAGTTCTATCACGTAGAAAACATGTATACATTCGAAAATATTGGTTTTACACACACCGTTGACAACTACAAATACCTGAGCTGCGCAGACTGCGACGCTGGGCCGGTGGGCTACTATGACATGAATACTAAGCATAGCTACGTGGCGTTGTCAAGAATTGTACATTCCTAG